A segment of the Siphonobacter curvatus genome:
CGATCAATCACGGGACGATCCGTAGAAGCCGGTTTGCCGACATTAAACAGCTCCAGGCCTTCTACCTGACCCAGGGAAGATACACCCTGTTCAAATTTTAAACGATCTTCTGCAGAGATATCCGCTTTCAGGAAAAAATTAACGACGTGTACGAACATTAGAGTTTTCAGTTTATTGTTTTGAGCGGCTGACGCCGCGGTTTAGAGTTTTGGATTTAGCGTTAGTGGCGATACTTGCTGTGAATACCTCAGCTAACCAGTAACACAACTCAAAACACTAAACCCAAAACCCTCTACTCACCTAAACTAGTTTATCCTTTTGAATCACCGAACGTTGGCGTTCTTTTAATTCTTCGGAGGTTTTCATTAAGGGTAAGCGTACATCGGAAGAAATCAGTCCCAGCGATTCGAGAATCCCTTTCACGCCGACCGGATTTCCTTCTTCGTATAGCAATGGATCAATGTCCAGGAACGAACCGAGTGTTTTACGGGCCGTAGCAAAATCGCCGTTGAGAGCCGCGTGAACCATCCCAGTGAATTTTCCCGGGAAAGCGTTGGCAATCACGGACATTACACCTACGCCACCGATGCTAATGATGGGTACCGCCTGTACGTCATCGCCCGAGATGAGCAGGAAGTCTTCGGGCATATCGCGGAAGATTTCCATGCATTGCTCGATAATACAGGAAGCTTCTTTCACCCCGATGATATTCGGATGCTGAGCCAGCTCAATCACCGTCGCACTCGTCATGTTGATGCCCGTACGACCGGGGATGTTGTACATGATTACGGGAACGGGAGAAGCATCGGCCACCGCCGTGTAGTGAGCAATGACGCCCCGTTTACCGGGCTTATTGTAGTACGGACAAACCGACAGAATGGCATCAACGCCCGTCAGATCCGTTTTAGCAATTTCTTCAACAACCTTGGAAGTGACGTTACCCCCGATTCCGTAGACGATGGGAAGTTTGCCCGCATTTTTTTCCTTGACAAACTGAAGTACCTCCACTTTTTCGGCTTGGGTCATCGTGGCTGACTCGCCGGTAGTTCCCTGGATCACCAGGTAATCAACGCCCCCGTCGGTGACGTGTTGCAGCATACGTTCCAGACCCGTCCAGTCGATGGAGCCGTCTTCGTGAAAGGGAGTAACTAGGGCGACTCCAACGCCGTGAAATTTTTTCATACTGGATGGTAATGGGGTCAGGTCTGCCTATGTATCCGTCCCCGATCAACTAAACTATTAATTTCAAAAATTCTTCTTCGCTAATCATCGTTACGTTGAGCTTCTTGGCTTTTTCGACCTTGGAAGCTCCGGGTTTTTCCCCCACGATGAGGTAATTTAATTTACCCGATACGCCACTGAGCAATTTACCGCTGTGGGCTTCAATGAGGTGTTCGAGGGCTTCCCGCTCGAAATTCTCGAACGTTCCGGTGTACAGAAACGTCTTTCCGGCCAGTTTATCGCTCAATTGTTCGACAATCGCTTCCTGACCTACGCTCATCTGTAAACCCGCCGCTTTCAGCC
Coding sequences within it:
- a CDS encoding Dabb family protein, producing MFVHVVNFFLKADISAEDRLKFEQGVSSLGQVEGLELFNVGKPASTDRPVIDRSYDYCLLTVFKDMAGHDVYQVDPIHLKFVEDCKQYWDRVVIYDSETI
- the dapA gene encoding 4-hydroxy-tetrahydrodipicolinate synthase — its product is MKKFHGVGVALVTPFHEDGSIDWTGLERMLQHVTDGGVDYLVIQGTTGESATMTQAEKVEVLQFVKEKNAGKLPIVYGIGGNVTSKVVEEIAKTDLTGVDAILSVCPYYNKPGKRGVIAHYTAVADASPVPVIMYNIPGRTGINMTSATVIELAQHPNIIGVKEASCIIEQCMEIFRDMPEDFLLISGDDVQAVPIISIGGVGVMSVIANAFPGKFTGMVHAALNGDFATARKTLGSFLDIDPLLYEEGNPVGVKGILESLGLISSDVRLPLMKTSEELKERQRSVIQKDKLV